The Halichoerus grypus chromosome 15, mHalGry1.hap1.1, whole genome shotgun sequence genome includes a window with the following:
- the CLEC3A gene encoding C-type lectin domain family 3 member A has product MAKNGLVIYILVITLLLDQTTSHTSKFKARKHSKRRVKEKDGDLKTQIEKLWREVNALKEMQALQTVCLRGTKVHKKCYLASEGLKHFHEANEDCISKGGTLVIPRNSDEINALRDYGKSSLPGVNDFWLGINDMVTEGKFVDVHGVTISFLNWDRAQPNGGKRENCALFSQSAQGKWSDEVCRSSKRYICEFIIP; this is encoded by the exons ATGGCAAAGAATGGACTTGTAATTTACATCCTGGTTATCACCTTACTCCTGGACCAGACCACCAGCCACACATCCAAATTTAAAGCCAGGAAGCACAGCAAACGCCGAGTGAAAG AAAAGGATGGAGACCTGAAGACTCAAATTGAAAAGCTCTGGAGAGAAGTCAATGCCCTGAAGGAAATGCAAGCCCTACAGACAG TCTGTCTCCGAGGCACAAAAGTTCACAAGAAATGCTACCTTGCTTCGGAAGGCTTGAAGCACTTCCATGAAGCCAACGAAGACTGCATCTCCAAGGGAGGAACCTTGGTTATCCCCAGAAACTCTGATGAAATCAATGCCCTCCGAGACTATGGTAAAAGCAGCCTTCCAGGTGTCAATGACTTTTGGCTGGGCATCAATGACATGGTCACAGAGGGCAAGTTTGTTGATGTCCATGGAGTCACCATCTCCTTCCTCAACTGGGACCGTGCACAGCCTAACGGCGGTAAGCGAGAAAACTGTGCCCTGTTCTCCCAGTCAGCTCAGGGGAAATGGAGTGACGAGGTCTGTCGTAGCAGCAAGAGGTACATATGCGAATTTATCATCCCTTAA